The DNA window TGACCTGAATGACAGTAACTTTTATCGCTATGTTGAAAATAACCATATGCCTGTTATTGTCGACTTTTGGGCCAGTTGGTGTGGTCCATGTAAAGCCATGGCGCCAGCATATGAGACTGTTGCCAAAGATTCAGATGGTATTTTGTTCGCCAAAGTGAATACTGAAAATGCGCAGGCAGTTTCCGCAGATGCTGTCATTCGCTCTATCCCAACACTCGTATTTTTCCATAAAGGCAAGGAAATCAATAGAGTATCGGGTGGAATGAGCGAATCACAGTTAAAGCAGTGGATAATGCAATGTGTACAAAAACTGTAAAAACCAAGACTACACAGCAACTTTGAGTTATAAAGACAGCATTATGCTTAAATACAAACAGGTTTGTCATTGGACGACTTAATAATTCCACTCGTACTGGTTGGCTTGCTTTCTATTGCTTGCCAATATCTTGCTTATAAAATTCGTGTTCCTGCAATATTGCCTCTGCTTATTGTGGGCATCGTTGCTGGGCCTGTTACTGGCATAGTCAACGCCGACGCCCTGTTTGGTGATCTGCTGTTCCCGGTCGTTTCACTCTGTGTCGCCATTATATTATTTGAAGGCGCATTAACGCTGCGTCTGCAAGACCTCAGCGGTCATGGCTCGATGGTTCGAAATCTTTGCACAGTTGGCACTTTAGTTACCTTTTTGGTGGTTGCACCGGCTGCTCATTTCGCCTTGGGAATGTCGTGGGAAATGGCGTTTCTATTGGGGGCGATAGTTACCGTTACTGGCCCTACGGTAATCGTGCCAATGCTCAGAACCGTGAGGCCAAGTAATAAGGTTTCAAATATATTACGGTGGGAAGGTATTATAATTGACCCGATTGGTGCGCTTTTAGCGGTGCTCGTGTTTGAGTACATTATATCTACCCAAGACGCTCTGACTCACACTCTCTATGCTTTCGGCTTAACCGTTTCTATCGGCTTTGGTGTCGGTATTGCGGTAGGTTATTTCTTAGGTTTAGCCCTTCGTCATCATTGGATCCCACACTATCTGATGAATACCGCGGTGCTAACCATCATGTTAGGCGCATTCGCTGGCTCAAACCTTATTGCTCATGAATCTGGATTACTAACTGTCACAGTAATGGGCATGTTGATGGCCAATATGAAGGGAGTTGACGTTGATGATATTTTGGAATTTAAAGAAACCTTAAGTGTTTTGTTGATATCCGGACTATTTATACTGTTAGCTTCTCGAATCGAATTAAGTGCCATACTCAATGTAGGGTGGGGAGCACTGCTGGTTCTGGTTGCCGTGATGTTTGTTGCAAGACCAATTGGTGTGTTCTTATCGTCCATTGGTACCGGTTTGAACTGGCGTGAATTAGCTCTTTTAAGTTGGATTGCACCGCGCGGTATTGTAGCGGCAGCAGTGTCGGCTTTGTTCGCTTTGAAGCTAGAAGCATTAGACTACGCGCAAGCCGAAATGTTGGTGCCGATGGTCTTCTTGATCATTATCGCAACCGTTGTGCTGCAGAGTCTAACCAGCGCAAAAGTAGCAGAATATTTAGGTATTAGAGCGCCTGCGCCGAACGGATACTTGATTTTTGGCGGCGCACAATTCAGCCGTATGTTTGCCAAGG is part of the Glaciecola nitratireducens FR1064 genome and encodes:
- a CDS encoding cation:proton antiporter, whose protein sequence is MDDLIIPLVLVGLLSIACQYLAYKIRVPAILPLLIVGIVAGPVTGIVNADALFGDLLFPVVSLCVAIILFEGALTLRLQDLSGHGSMVRNLCTVGTLVTFLVVAPAAHFALGMSWEMAFLLGAIVTVTGPTVIVPMLRTVRPSNKVSNILRWEGIIIDPIGALLAVLVFEYIISTQDALTHTLYAFGLTVSIGFGVGIAVGYFLGLALRHHWIPHYLMNTAVLTIMLGAFAGSNLIAHESGLLTVTVMGMLMANMKGVDVDDILEFKETLSVLLISGLFILLASRIELSAILNVGWGALLVLVAVMFVARPIGVFLSSIGTGLNWRELALLSWIAPRGIVAAAVSALFALKLEALDYAQAEMLVPMVFLIIIATVVLQSLTSAKVAEYLGIRAPAPNGYLIFGGAQFSRMFAKELMTHKIPVCLADTNWETIKLARMDGVQTYFGNPMSEHAERNLDLTAIGKVLIMSPYRQLNPLVTYHFEHEMGKGKVLGLSNGESQQRPSHQVSESYSKKLGLFADDVTYGKLAASTSKGASIKTTKLSDSFSYDDYKLEYKDRCLPLCAIDTDGKLKIFTTSNDIKPKSGWQIISLITAAKTLP
- the trxC gene encoding thioredoxin TrxC → MHIVCAHCSSTNRIPEGKTHVGAKCGKCGKAIYSGKPVDLNDSNFYRYVENNHMPVIVDFWASWCGPCKAMAPAYETVAKDSDGILFAKVNTENAQAVSADAVIRSIPTLVFFHKGKEINRVSGGMSESQLKQWIMQCVQKL